Proteins found in one Triticum urartu cultivar G1812 chromosome 4, Tu2.1, whole genome shotgun sequence genomic segment:
- the LOC125550783 gene encoding cysteine-rich receptor-like protein kinase 36 isoform X1, protein MATGAGAGQPSVLSTLPKNLPLDFLKTITDQFSDERKIGTGAFGTVYMGLMPDGQIITVKKLAENSPIAREKAFANEVQNIMALHHENVVKLVGYCHEGQKKVVLNNGRYIVADIVESLLCHEYVPRGSLQKNLFELHTKMDWNIRFNIIKGICNGLHFVHSIPIVHMDLKPENILLDDNMVPKIADFGLSRLFGQEQTRMNTQNVVGSYGYIAPEYLYRGEISTKSDIYSLGLLIMETTTGEKNCPGKEPSAVQFIKNVRENWKEQRIASEYPLLDVDGLQQVKKCIEIGLECVEIDRLKRPSIETILDKLNGRCASIRN, encoded by the exons ATGGCGACCGGCGCTGGCGCAGGTCAGCCGAGCGTTCTGAGCACATTGCCGAAGAATCTGCCGTTAGACTTTCTGAAAACCATCACCGACCAGTTCTCAGACGAGCGTAAAATCGGTACAGGCGCATTTGGAACTGTTTATATG GGATTAATGCCGGATGGGCAAATAATTACCGTGAAGAAACTCGCTGAAAATTCACCAATTGCGCGTGAGAAAGCATTTGCTAACGAGGTTCAGAATATTATGGCTCTCCACCATGAAAATGTAGTAAAATTGGTGGGCTACTGCCATGAAGGTCAAAAGAAAGTGGTGCTGAACAATGGAAGATATATCGTGGCTGACATTGTTGAAAGTTTACTTTGCCACGAGTACGTACCAAGGGGAAGCCTTCAGAAGAATCTTTTTG AACTACATACAAAAATGGACTGGAACATACGCTTCAACATAATTAAGGGGATTTGCAACGGTTTGCACTTTGTACACAGCATTCCTATTGTCCATATGGATCTCAAGCCGGAAAACATACTGTTGGATGATAACATGGTGCCGAAAATCGCCGATTTCGGTCTCTCTAGACTCTTTGGTCAAGAACAAACACGGATGAACACACAGAATGTTGTTGGGTCATA TGGATACATAGCTCCGGAATATCTATACAGAGGTGAAATCTCCACCAAGTCAGACATATACAGTTTAGGCCTACTAATCATGGAGACTACCACGGGAGAGAAGAATTGTCCAGGCAAAGAACCTTCTGCAGTGCAATTCATAAAAAAT GTACGTGAAAATTGGAAAGAGCAGCGCATCGCATCTGAGTACCCATTGTTAGATGTGGATGGCCTCCAACAAGTAAAAAAATGCATTGAAATAGGACTGGAATGTGTTGAGATTGATCGGCTGAAGAGACCATCCATAGAAACAATTCTCGACAAGCTAAACGGACGATGTGCATCCATAAGAAACTAA
- the LOC125550783 gene encoding putative cysteine-rich receptor-like protein kinase 20 isoform X2, protein MPDGQIITVKKLAENSPIAREKAFANEVQNIMALHHENVVKLVGYCHEGQKKVVLNNGRYIVADIVESLLCHEYVPRGSLQKNLFELHTKMDWNIRFNIIKGICNGLHFVHSIPIVHMDLKPENILLDDNMVPKIADFGLSRLFGQEQTRMNTQNVVGSYGYIAPEYLYRGEISTKSDIYSLGLLIMETTTGEKNCPGKEPSAVQFIKNVRENWKEQRIASEYPLLDVDGLQQVKKCIEIGLECVEIDRLKRPSIETILDKLNGRCASIRN, encoded by the exons ATGCCGGATGGGCAAATAATTACCGTGAAGAAACTCGCTGAAAATTCACCAATTGCGCGTGAGAAAGCATTTGCTAACGAGGTTCAGAATATTATGGCTCTCCACCATGAAAATGTAGTAAAATTGGTGGGCTACTGCCATGAAGGTCAAAAGAAAGTGGTGCTGAACAATGGAAGATATATCGTGGCTGACATTGTTGAAAGTTTACTTTGCCACGAGTACGTACCAAGGGGAAGCCTTCAGAAGAATCTTTTTG AACTACATACAAAAATGGACTGGAACATACGCTTCAACATAATTAAGGGGATTTGCAACGGTTTGCACTTTGTACACAGCATTCCTATTGTCCATATGGATCTCAAGCCGGAAAACATACTGTTGGATGATAACATGGTGCCGAAAATCGCCGATTTCGGTCTCTCTAGACTCTTTGGTCAAGAACAAACACGGATGAACACACAGAATGTTGTTGGGTCATA TGGATACATAGCTCCGGAATATCTATACAGAGGTGAAATCTCCACCAAGTCAGACATATACAGTTTAGGCCTACTAATCATGGAGACTACCACGGGAGAGAAGAATTGTCCAGGCAAAGAACCTTCTGCAGTGCAATTCATAAAAAAT GTACGTGAAAATTGGAAAGAGCAGCGCATCGCATCTGAGTACCCATTGTTAGATGTGGATGGCCTCCAACAAGTAAAAAAATGCATTGAAATAGGACTGGAATGTGTTGAGATTGATCGGCTGAAGAGACCATCCATAGAAACAATTCTCGACAAGCTAAACGGACGATGTGCATCCATAAGAAACTAA